The stretch of DNA ACCGCAGCGTGCGCGAGAACATCGCGCTCAGCGACCCGGGGATGCCGCTGGAGCGCGTGATCCACGCCGCCAAACTCGCCGGCGCTCACGACTTCATCGTCGAACTGCCCGAAGGCTACGACACCAAGGTCGGCGAGCACGGCGCCGGTCTGTCGGGCGGTCAACGGCAACGAATCGCAATTGCACGCGCCCTGATCACCGATCCGCGCATCCTGATCTTCGATGAAGCCACCAGCGCACTGGACTACGAGTCCGAGCACGCGGTGATGGCCAACATGCGTGCGATCTGCAAGGGCCGCACCGTGCTGATCATCGCCCATCGCCTGTCCACGGTTCGGCAGGCCAACCGCATCGTCGTCGTCGAGAAGGGGCGGATCATCGAGAGCGGCACGCATGCCGAGCTGGTCGACCGGCCGGACGGCCAGTACGCCCATCTCCATCGCCTGCAGTCGGGGGAGGCATGAGGCACATCCTTCAGGGTTTGCGCGACTTCGCCGCACGCTACATCACGGTCTTCAAGTCAGCATGGAACGTGCGTGCCCAGCTCGACCCGCCAGAGCGAAGCGCCGATGAGCTGGCCTTCCTGCCCGCGCATCTCGAGCTGACCCACTCGCCGGTGTCCCCGACGGCACGCTGGACGATGCGGATCATCATCGCCTTCTTCTGCGTGGCGCTGCTGTGGGCATGCCTGGGTAAGCTGGACATCGTTGCCGTGGCGCCCGGCAAAACCGTCGTGGACTCGCGCACCAAAGTGATGCAGACGGCCGAGACTGGCGTCGTGCGCCGCATCCTGGTGCGCGACGGCCAGATCGTTAAGGCGGGGCAACTGCTGATCGAGCTGGACGCGACGGCGACCGCGGCCGAGTACACGCAGGCCGATGAAGCATTGGTCAACGCAAGGCTGGCGGTGCTGCGGTTGGGCGCGCTTGCGGCGTCGCTGGACAACAACCGCGCGCCCGCGATTCCGCCAGCCGCCGACCTGCCACGAGAACGCCTGCAGGCGGAGCAGGCACTGGTGCGCAGCCAGTTCGACACCTATCAGGCCAAGCGACACGGACTGCAGGCCAGCATCGCGCAACGCCGCGCCGAGCTCCAGACCACGCAGGCCTCGATAGTGCCGCTGGATGAATCGGCCCGAATCTCAAAAGCACGCGCCGAGGACTACAGCAAGCTGGTCGAAGGCAGGTACGTCGGCCGGCACGAGTACCTGCTGCGCGAGCAGGAGCGCATCGCGGCTGAACGTGATCTGGCGACGCAGCGGAACCGTGTGCAGGAGATCCGTTCGGCGCTCAGCGCCGCCGATGAGGAACTACGCGTTCTGGTAACCGACACGCGGCAACAGACACTGGATGGCTTACGCCAGGCGACCGAGCAAGTCGCCCAAATGGCGCCGGAAGTCGCGAAGACCGGGCAACGTGACAGGCTAATGGCGCTGCGCGCTCCGGTTGATGGAACGGTGCAGCAGTTGGCGGTGCACACCGTCGGCGGCGTCGTCACGCCAGCACAGCCACTACTGGCGTTGGTTCCGAGTCGGGAGCAACTGGAAGTGGAGGCCACGATCCTCAACAAGGACATCGGTTTTGTGCACGCTGGGCAGCCGGTGACAGTAAAGATTGAGAGCTTTCCCTATGCGCGCTATGGCTATCTCACCGGAGTTGTGGCGAGTGTGTCCCATGACGCCGCGCAGGACGAGAGATTGGGCTTGGTGTTCCCTGCGCGGGTCAGGCTCAACAGCGCGAGTTTGATGATTGACGGAGTACGCGTGCGCCTTTCCTCGGGTATGAGCCTTTCCGTCGAGATAAAGACAGGTAGACGGCCGGTGATCGACTACATGCTGTCGCCCCTCAAGACGCATGCCTCAGAGTCATTGAGAGAGCGATAGAACTCGCGCATTCGATGCAACGACGCGATCCACATTTTTCTTCACGACAAGGAAGGAGCGAAGTCATGATTGCAGACGATAAGACCATCTATTTCGTGCTCGGAGACCTGGATACGCCGAAGCTGCCAGCGGCACCTCAGACCGAGGAAGCAAAGAAGACGCTTCTTCAAGCGTTTGTCTCGTTGTACAAGGACTTCCTTGGAGAAACAGCAGGAAACCTGACGGACGATACAATCAAGGCGCTCAGTCACCTGCAGCTCAAGGAACTGGCGGCTCGCATCGACGCAGAAATGGTCGCGAAGCCAGAACTCGCCGAGCAGTACACCAAAGCTAACGACTTTGAGCGGATCGCGTCAAAGTGGAGGGAGATGGCACTCGCATCCGGCCACCCGGACGCGACGGCAGTGGTCTGGCATTGCAACCAGATCATCGCGCAAAGGGAGGAGGCCATCGAACTGTTGCTGCAGGCCGGCCAGGATTCGAGCGCAAAGTTCAGGGCTATGAAGCTTCTGGGTGCGGCCGCTGGCAACATCATGACCGCGCTGGAGGTTGCCGAGGCGTTTCAATCTGGCGCCACTGAGCCTGACGTCATGGCGACGAAGATGTTCGGCATCGTGCTTGGGTCCTACGTGGGAGGCTTGGTCCTGACCGCATTTGGCGGCCTTGGCGTTGTACTCGCGGCGCCAGTCGGAACCATCCTTGCGGTAGCTGCGACCGTAATGGTAGCTGCCTATGCAGCGGAGAAGATCGGCGAGTTTATCTGGGAAGAGTTCATCAGCGATACCTTCTGGGATGTCCTGGAGAGTCTCAACATCAAGGATGAAGTTGAGTACGGAATATCGAAGATCGGCCAATGGGTCGGCGCCATAACTCCGGGCGATCCGAAGCCTCCCTACAGGACCGAACAAGTGTACGACGGGGAGGTCATCGCATCCAACGAGAAGGAGAACGTCGTCATCGGCAACGATGGCAGCAATGAGATCAACATGCTGCACGGACGGACCGTTGCCTTCGGCGAAGGCGGCAACGACATCTACCGCGTCTACACAACCGCGCAACGTAACCAGGTCATTTCCGATACGGAGGGCGCCAACAAGCTCTTCTTCGGAATCGAGGAAATTGGAACCTTGGGGTTGCAGAAGATCGGGACGAACGTGTACCGCTCCGACGGGGGAAACTACACGATCACGAAGGTCGGTGACGGAGAAGACGCGAGCCTTGTCATCCAGTCCAAGCACTACGAGGCAACAGTCACCATCCTCAATTGGACGAACGGCAACTTCGGTATCGACCTCCCCGGCGAGCCCGTCCCGTACGAGCCGCCGCCGCCGTCGCACAGCGGCGGTGCACAGGACGACTACATCACCCCCTACATCGATGGCGCATCCCCGCCTGGCATCAGCGCTGATGGTGGTGAGGGCCGCGACATGATCTGGGGCACCGGGCTGCAGTACGAGGACTCGCTGCGCGGTGGCGGCGGTAGCGACATCATCAATGGAAATGGAGGAATCGATCAGATCGATGCCGGCCATGGCGATGACTTCGTCTCCGGCATCGGCGACGGGTCGACCGTTCACGGCGGCGAAGGCAACGACGTGCTTGCTGCGGACTACGACTTCGGCTTCCACTACATCGCCAGCGGCGACATCCCGATCGACTCCAACGCCATCTGGCGCGATCTTTCCCAGTACTTCGGGTGGGACCAGGTCGAAGCCTTCTCCATTGACGACAATGGATATCTACGGATTTCGCCTGCCATCGGGTTGATGGATGGTTTCGACTACTCCGGCCCGTCTGTGGTGGCGGGGTGGTCATACCGGTTCTGGCTGGTCGACGACGGTACGTTCGAGCTCAAGTACTTCTCTTCGGTCGAGCCGGACGGCAAGGAGCCGGGTTACTCAGGCCTGATCACGTACTGGGATCCGGGACTGGAGTTCGTCAAGGGCGTGACCCTGTTTGGCGAGGGCGGCAACGACGCGATCACCGGAACCAGCGCCGACGACGTGCTGGACGGTGGCGACGATGACGATCGCATCGTGGCCAACGCCGGCAACGACGTCGTGTATGGCGGCGAAGGCGTGGACTACCTGGCGGGCGGAGCGGGCAATGACGTTCTGGACGGTGGCGCGGCCGCGGACCAGGTCTACGGCGAGGACGGAAACGACGTGATCACTGGCGGTGCCGGCGACGATCAGTTGTGGGGCGACAAGTACAACCAGGACGAGAACGCAGCGGGCGGTGACGACCACATCCTCGGTGGCGAGGGCAAGGACCAGATCGTCGGTCACGGCGGCAACGATATTCTCTCCGGCGACGCGGGCGACGACTTCGTTCTGGGCGGCGCAGGCGACGACCAGCTCTACGGTGGGCAGGGTGAGGACCGACTGCAGGGTGGTGCCGGCAACGACCATCTGGACGGTGGCACCGAGCGTGATCTGCTGTTCGGCGAAGACGGCGACGATTCGGTGGCAGGTGGCGAAGGCAACGATCAGCTCCAGGGTGGCGCCGGAAACGACCGCCTCGACGGCGGCGCAGGCGACGACGTGCTGATCGGCGAGACCGGCGAGGACTTCCTCAGCGGCGGGCTCGGAGCGGACGAGCTTCAGGGACGCGAAGGCGACGACAGCTTGGATGGCGGAGATGGCAACGACCGTCTTTTCGGCCAGGTGGGGAACGACTATCTGGGCGGTGGAACTGGTGACGATCACCTCCGCGGTGCCGAAGGCAACGACACGCTCATCGGCGGGGAGGGCATCGACGACATGGGAGGCGGCGAGGGCGACGACCTCCTCGAGGGCGGTGCCGGCGCGGACAAGCTGTGGGGCGAAGCAGGCAACGACCGCGTGCAGGGCGGTGCCGGCGACGACTACGTGGACGGCGACGACGGAGCGGTGGCCGCCGGGCTTCATGGCAAGGATCAGTTGGACGGCGGCGACGGCAACGACATCCTGCATGGGCAGGGAAACGACGACACAGTTCGCGGTGGTGCCGGTGACGACTCTGTTTTCGGTGACGACTACGAACGCCAGTACATCGGCAACGACAAGGTCTACGGCGACGCGGGCAAGGATCTTGTCGACGGCGGCGCAGGCAACGACGAACTGTTCGGCGGGCAGGACAACGACACGCTGGTAGGCGGCGAGGGCGACGATGTCCTCGACGGTGGCACCGGCAACGACGTTCTCTACGGAGGCAAGGGCAACGACCGGTTCCACTTCGAGGCTGGCTTTGGCGTCGACGAGATCGTGCTGGAGGACATCGACGCAGGCACCGACACGATCAGTTTTGGTAGCGGAATCTCGTCGTCGGACCTGACGTACTTCGTCCAGGGCATGGACCTGCTGATCCAACACAACAACATGCAGGATGCGATCGTCGTTCGCGGCTACTTCGCGCCCGGAACGAACGTGTCCTTGCAACTGGCGGGAGGGACCCAGTACAGCCGCGCCGACATGGAACAGCTCCTGGGCGTTCCGACACCCGTGCCCGGGACGTCAGGCAACGACGTGATGGAGGGTACCGACGGGGACGACAACCTGCACGGTGGCGCCGGCAATGACACGCTGTACGGTCTGGGCGGAGACGACTACCTGTTCGGTGGAAGCGGCGATGACCAGCTCTACGGCAGCGTGGGTTCCGACATGCTCAATGGCGGAACCGGCAACGATACGTACCACTTCGATTGGGGCGCCGGGCTTGACCGGATCACCGGCCTAGGCTCCGCATCGTCCGGCTCCGACGTGATCAAGTTTGGCCCGAGCCTGACCCGGGACATGATCAACAACTACCAGATCACGGGCGACGACCTGATGATCGCCTTCTTCGACGGTGCCAACTACGACGCCGTCTACATGGACGGTTTCCTTTCCGCCGCCAACGGCACCCACATCCTGGAGTTCGCCGATGGCAGCTGGATGTCGGCGGAGGATTTCCGCAGCGGTCCAAACTCGTGGCGCGGGACGGCAGGAGATGATTCCTTCGTCGCTTCCAACGCCAACAACAATCTCCAAGGCTACGAGGGCGACGACGTCATATCGGGCATGGGTGGAAACGACCGCATCTTCGGCGACGCTGGCGACGACCAGCTGGATGGCGGCGATGGCAACGACGCCCTGCAGGGCGGCCTTGGCGCGGACGTGATCGACGGCGGTGCCGGCGACGATCAGCTGTACGGCACCGAATACGAGGGTAGTCCGACCGACACCTTGCGAGGTGGTAGCGGAAACGATCGTTACTACATTGGCAAGGGGCATCAGACCTCGCCTTCGCCCGATGTGGTCATCGAACTGGCGAACGAAGGTATCGACACGGTTTACGCCGAGTCGTACTCCTACACGCTCACTGATAACGTCGAGAACCTCATCGGCGTTTACCATTCCAGTGACTACTCCTGGAGCAACTCCGGCTACCCTGGCTGGTACGTGGACATCCCGCGACAGCTAATCGGCAACGCGCTGGACAACACGATCAGGCTAGGCGACCTGCCGTGGGGTGGCAGTCACGACCATCGGTTGTACGTCCTAGATGGCGGGGCCGGCGCGGATACGCTCGTCGGCACCGAGGCCGACGAGATCTACGTGGTCGATCAGCTCGGTGACGTCATCGTCGAAACCGACACTGGACCTGGCGCATCGGTCGATACGGTGCGTGCCAGCACCTCGTTCTCCATCGGGCAATACGCGAACGTGGAGAACATTGAACTGGCCGGCGCGGGAAATCTGTCAGCTTGGGGCAACACCGGCAACAACCGGCTGGACGGCAGCACCTCCAGCGGTGCCAACACGCTCTACGGCGGCCAGGGTGATGATACCTACGCCATCACTGCCAAGGACGTGGTCGTGGAGCTGGCCGGCGAGGGCGTCGACACCGTGCGCATCGAGCGGCTCGACGAGACGACATCGCAAGGGCAGTGGTTCAATGTGTCCGACTATGCGAACGTCGAGAATCTCTCGCTCGGCAACAACCTGAGCATTGACTGGGACTACAACGGCAGCGACAACCAGGGTCTGTTCAGCGCCAATCTCCGCGGCGATGCCGGCGACAACGTGCTCATCGGCAACGGTTTCAGCAACGAGCTGCGCGGCGGGGGCGGGAACGATACCCTGTTCGGTGGCGAGCGAGAGCTGAACACCACGTACCGAAGTGCTTACGACCAGCTGTTTGGCGAGTCCGGCGATGACACGCTCCGCGCCGGAAGTGGCGGCGCCACCTTGCACGGCGGGAGCGGCAACGATGTCCTGTACGGGGCGTCTGGCAACGACAGCTTCCACTACGCCCTTGGGGATGGCCGCGACACGATCGCCTCCATCAGCAGCACGGGCGACCTTGACCGGGTCGTGTTCGCCGCGGGAATCGATCCGGACGATGTCTCGTTCAGTCGTTCTGGCACCAGCCTGGTGGTGCAGGTTGGCTCGGACCCGAACGACCAGGTCGTCGTCTCAAACTACTGGTACGAACGCGACGGCGAGTATGAGCTGAGCGGCGCTGTCGACCAGTTCGTGTTTGCGGACGGCACGATCCGCAGGGGCGACCTGCACCAGTTGCCGTACACCAACAATCCGCCGCAGACGCTGGTGCACTACCTGAGCCACGAGCTGGTTGGAGATGAGGCATTCACCTTCACCTTGCCGAGCGGGATGTTCACCGACGAGGCCGCCGATACGATCACGCTGAGCCTGGGCGCGAATACGCCGGAATGGATCACGTTCGACCCGGCTACAGGCGCGTTGACCGGAACCCCACCCAACGGTGGTGCGGAGTTGTCTGTGCAGATCGTGGCCAGCGACAGCTGGGGACAGACCACGACGTCGACCTTGTCCCTTACCGTTCGCAACGTCATTCGTGGCGGCGTCGGCGGCGACATGCTGGCCGGCACCGATTTCCGGGACGACGTCCACGGCGGCGGCGGCGACGACACGTTGCAGGGCGTCGGGTCCGGTGATCGCCTCTACGGTGGCGCCGGCAACGACCTGTACGTGGTGACAGAGTCCTCCCAGCAGGTGATCGAACTGGCGGGCGAGGGTGACGATACCGTCCAGAGCAGCAGCTATAGCTATGCGCTGGGCGAGAACATCGAGGGCCTGCTGATGGGCGCAGGCGCGATGGAGGGTGTTGGCAATTCCGGCGCCAACGTCATCACGGGCAACGCGGGCGACAACCGGCTCGATGGCGGCGAAGGGGATGACCGACTCGTCGGCGACGCCGGCAACGATCTATACGTTGTCGACTCGTTGGGCGACGAGGTCATCGAGACCGCCGGCCAGGGCACCGACACGATCCAGGCGAGTCTGAGCTGGCAGTTGGGCGCCGACGTCGAGAACCTTGAGCTTATCGGCAGCGATGACCTCAATGCCACGGGCAACGCGCTCGACAATGACCTTACCGGCAACGCGGGCAACAACCGGCTCGAGGGCGGGGCAGGCGCGGACTGGTTGTACGGCGGCGACGGCAACGACACATACGTCATGGAGTCCACCCAGGACCGCGCCATCGAGTACGAGGGCGAAGGACACGACACCGTCGATCGTCGGTTCGAGACCAACTTGATCCTCGCCAACAACGTCGAGAACCTGCTGCTGGCCGCAGGCGTGGTCACAGGCAACGGTAACGCCCAGGACAACCAGATCACGGGCAATGCCGCCAACAACAAGCTCTCGGGCCTGGACGGTGATGATCAACTCGATGGGCTGGATGGCAACGACCAGATGTGGGGCGGCTCGGGCAGCGATCGCCTGCTCGCCGGCAACGGCGACGACTATCTCGACGGTGGTACCGGCCAAGACCAGCTGGAAGGCGGTGCCGGCGGAGACGTATATGTCGTCGACGACGCCGGCGATGTGATCGTCGAGGCCGCGGGCGGCGGCACTGATCAGGTCCAGGCCTCGGCGTCGTACGCCATGTCCGCGAACATCGAGAACCTGTTCCTGTCAGGCAGCTCTGCCATCAGCGGCACCGGCAATGCGCAGGCGAACTATCTCGGGGGCAATTCGTCCGACAACGTGCTCAACGGCATGGGCGGAAATGACACCCTGGTGGGCGGGGCCGGCAACGACTCCCTCGTCGGCGGGGCAGGCGACGACTCCTACCTTGTTGACGCCGCATCCGGCACCGATGTTATCGACAATGCCGGCGGCGGTAGCGACGGTGTGTTCTTCATCAATGGCGTCACCCGTGAGCGGCTATCGTTCTCTCGTGACGGAAACGACCTGCTCATCACAATTGACGGCGGTGCGACGCCGGCGGTGCGGGTCACCAATCACTTCCTCGGCGGTGACGCCGCCATCGACTACGTTGCACCCGAAGGTGGGACAACGCTGACCACGGCCCAGATCAACCAGTTGGTGTCAGGCGGCTCCGGCGGCCAGTACGACCAGACCATCGAAGGCACTGCCTCGGCCGAGCAACTGGTCGGCAGCAACGGCAAGGACCTCATCAAGGGGCTGGGAGGGGACGACCAAGTATTCGGCATGGGTGGCGCGGACACCCTCCAGGGTGGCGACGGCGACGACTACCTCGCAGGTGGCAATGGCAGCGGCACAGGCTCGGCCGACGATAGGCTGGAAGGTGGAGCGGGCAATGACACGCTTTCCGGAGAAGATGGCAACGACACGCTCATCGGTGGCGCCAACGACGACGACTATATCTATGGCGGTGGCCAGGACGTGATCGATAACACTGGCGGCGGCATCGATGGTGTGTTCTTCAGCAATGGAATCACTGCTGCGCAACTGGCGTTCACCAGAACCGGAGACGACCTGTTGATCACCGTCAATGGCGATGCGAACAGTACGGTCAAGGTTACCGGGCACTTCCTCGGCGGAGACCTCGCCATCGACTTCGTGCAGCCAGCAAGCGGCGCAATGCTTGATACAGCGACGATAAACGCACTTGTCGGAGGTGGAAGCAACCCGCCGGGCGGCAACGACGGTGACTATCCGTCAGTGGTGACCGGCACCGCGAGTGGTGAACAGTTGCTTGGAACCGGTGGCCGCGACCTGATCAAGGGGCTGGGTGGTAACGACACCCTGTTTGGCTTCGGCGCGGATGACAAGCTCGATGGTGGCGACGGCGACGATTACCTGTCCGGTGGCAACGGCTCGCACAACGGATCCGGCAACGACATCCTGGTGGGCGGGGCCGGTGTCGACACGCTGGTTGGCGAGGACGGCAACGACCAAATGCTCGGAGGCGCCGGCAACGACAAGTACGTCTATGGTGGCGGTGCCGACACCATCGACAACACTGGCGGCGGCACCGACTGGGTGTTCTTCAACAGCAGCAGTTTCAGCGTGGCTCGTAGCCGAATCACCTTCCATCGCGATGGCGATGACCTGATCGTTCGGGTCGATGCCGACGCAGGCAAGCAGATCCGCGTGACCAAGCACTTCCTCGGTGGTGAGTATGCGATCGCCTATGTGCAGCCGGCTGGCGGAAACGCCATCCCAGCTTCTCAGTTCGGTGGCCTTCTGGCTCCGTTGTCTGCGGGGCGATCGTTTGCCGCCTTTGCATCTGGCGACGAGCCGGTTACAACTGAAATGACAGTCATTCAACCCGAAGCGCTCCAGGAACGGGATGCTGTTCCGGGTCGATCCAGCGACCTCGCGATGAGGGAAGGGCAGGATCGTCCGGCTATCCAGGGGCTGGAGCAGTTGGTGCAGGATGTCACTTCTGCAACCGAGCCAAGGCTCGCCAATCAGGAGTTGCTCAATCTGGTCAACGCCATGAGTAGCTTCGGCGGCAGTGACGCGGCCGCATCGTCCGGCACTGAGGCCAATAGCCAGCTTGAACGAAACCTGCATTGGAGCGCAGCCTGGCACCACGGTCCGCGACAAGATGGAATGCGGACCCGATACATGGAACCGTAAGGTAGGGAGGAGGCTCTGACTGGCAGAGCCTCCCTTGCCTGCGCTCGACAATCAACGGCTGTCTGCTTCATCCTGTCGCCGCGATGCAAGGAGAAGAATCCATGAGCCCACTCGCAATAATCGTCATGCACACTTTTGCCGCAGGCGCTCTTGGCATTCTTGCGCGCCTCTATATTTCGGCATTTCTGCTTTCCACCGAATCGGTGGACAGTCCAAGGGGCGTGACGCGTTTCTTTTTCAGGTACATGATCGCCAGCTTTCACTACATGGTGTCCTTCATGCTGACGCCATTGATGATCAAGCCATTCGTCGGGTACTTTCGAAGCATTCCGGCGCAGGAGGATGCGAAGAGCTACCTGTACCTGGCGCTTTGCATCCCGCTTGCAGCGTTACTCTACTTTCTGGACCACAAGGTGATGCGGTGGGGCGACGCCAGGAAGCTGGAAGGTCGGGAGAGACTGCGGAAGATATCGGGACAGCGCTACAGGCGAAACGGATCTGCGTAGCTTCCTGCTGTTTTGGATGCCTTGGGTGAAAACTTTGGGTCCCCCACGATCGCCGGCCGAAAGACGGCCGAACTGGCCTGCTTAGATATTGGCTTGTTGGCTGCCCCCCCTCGAATGAACTCAAGACGACTGATGCCCTCGACGCGCAAGGTGGAGGGCGAAGGCGGATCCAAGGATCGGCCTTGCATGCACATCAGCACCGGCAAAGGGGCTTTGATCATGGCAGCCAGCATTCCCAACCGGATCAGCCGCACACTGCTTGCCGCCGAGGCGGTGGTAATCGTCTTGCCGGTCCTCATGATGGCGGTTCTCCTGTCGATTGCGTATTTGATGTGGGCCGTTGTAATCGTGGGTTCCATGACCTCCGGTCTCAACGATCTCGAAACCGTGCTGCCAATCTTTGTCGTAACTTCAGTAAGCGCATTTGTGTCCGTCGCTTACGCCGCGAATGTCGCGCAACTTTCGATTCGCTACGTCAGGCACGGTCGACGCGAAATCGCAAACGTGTCGAGGCTGGAATGGTTGTCGCTGCTGGCCGGGGCAATGGTCCTTCCCTGTTGGTTTGTCGCGTACCACATTTCACCGGACTCCCACTACCAAGAACTGATGGCTTTCTTCCTCCCCGGAGCCCTTCTTGCGTTGCCAACGCTGCACCTCTTCGCAGCGAAGATGATCGCTGACCGGAGGGTGGTGGAGGCTAGGGATGGCTCATAAGGAATTCGACACGTATTGGCTGGCCTATTTGGCTGCCCACTCCAAGCCCGCAACTCGAGCCTGCCACTACGTCGGCACGTTGCTCGGCATCTTCATAGGCATTCCGCTCTCGGCTTCTATTGCTTGGTGGGCATTCCCAGTCTTGGGCGCAATCGGCTACGGAATTGCCCTGGCCAGCCACCCGTTAGTCCAGGGCAACCGCCCTTTTGCTTCCCGGCCTGTTTGGGGGCTTGCGTGCGACCTGCGCATGCTGTTGCTTGCGGCGACCAATCAGCTAACGCCTCATCTGTTGCGAGCCAAGCCCAGCGCGATTTCACCAAGCGATTGAGGCAGGGGCCGTGATGACCGCCTCTTGCCGAAAACGGACGTCGAACTAGTCCTTGAACATTCGGGCATGCCGCCAAAGCCAGCGGTCCAGTTGATGCGGTGCAATCCATTCGCCGCCAGGTGGGAAGGGCCCACGGGCCGCAGCAGATCGCGCAAAGCTCGCATCAGCCACCTCGCATAACGCATATCGGCGAGCCTGATTTCGGGGTAGGGTATGTCCGCTTTCGACCCATAGCGGTCATTGGCCGGGCCATCCGACCCGACCCGCTGGGTCCGGTTATACGCCGGATTGTTAGCCGGACCCAGCTTGCATAAGTTCAAGCCGAATCAGGGGTTACAGCCCATTCACTGGGGTGTGGTGTCAGACGTATAACCGGACCCACGGGTCCGTCTAGTAGGTAGTTCGAGAGGGCGGAGAAGCCGTGCTAAGTCTCGAGGCAATTCCCGTAACCATCGTTGCCGCGGCCATCAGCTTTCTGTGGGCTTTTGTCTCTGGCTCCAGGCGTTCGTTCGGCACGTTCTTGACAGTGTCGCTGGCGACGCTGGCCAACTTGCTTTGGCTAGCCTGGTTCTTCCGTGACGGTATGGGCCCGGATGCAATCACGACTTCTGGCCTGGATGCTTGGCAGCATTTCTGGGCACTCGCTGCAGTACCGGTCGTCGCTTGGGTGGCGCTGGCACTCGCGACGGGCCTCAGGTACTGGCACGCG from Lysobacter arenosi encodes:
- a CDS encoding calcium-binding protein; the protein is MIADDKTIYFVLGDLDTPKLPAAPQTEEAKKTLLQAFVSLYKDFLGETAGNLTDDTIKALSHLQLKELAARIDAEMVAKPELAEQYTKANDFERIASKWREMALASGHPDATAVVWHCNQIIAQREEAIELLLQAGQDSSAKFRAMKLLGAAAGNIMTALEVAEAFQSGATEPDVMATKMFGIVLGSYVGGLVLTAFGGLGVVLAAPVGTILAVAATVMVAAYAAEKIGEFIWEEFISDTFWDVLESLNIKDEVEYGISKIGQWVGAITPGDPKPPYRTEQVYDGEVIASNEKENVVIGNDGSNEINMLHGRTVAFGEGGNDIYRVYTTAQRNQVISDTEGANKLFFGIEEIGTLGLQKIGTNVYRSDGGNYTITKVGDGEDASLVIQSKHYEATVTILNWTNGNFGIDLPGEPVPYEPPPPSHSGGAQDDYITPYIDGASPPGISADGGEGRDMIWGTGLQYEDSLRGGGGSDIINGNGGIDQIDAGHGDDFVSGIGDGSTVHGGEGNDVLAADYDFGFHYIASGDIPIDSNAIWRDLSQYFGWDQVEAFSIDDNGYLRISPAIGLMDGFDYSGPSVVAGWSYRFWLVDDGTFELKYFSSVEPDGKEPGYSGLITYWDPGLEFVKGVTLFGEGGNDAITGTSADDVLDGGDDDDRIVANAGNDVVYGGEGVDYLAGGAGNDVLDGGAAADQVYGEDGNDVITGGAGDDQLWGDKYNQDENAAGGDDHILGGEGKDQIVGHGGNDILSGDAGDDFVLGGAGDDQLYGGQGEDRLQGGAGNDHLDGGTERDLLFGEDGDDSVAGGEGNDQLQGGAGNDRLDGGAGDDVLIGETGEDFLSGGLGADELQGREGDDSLDGGDGNDRLFGQVGNDYLGGGTGDDHLRGAEGNDTLIGGEGIDDMGGGEGDDLLEGGAGADKLWGEAGNDRVQGGAGDDYVDGDDGAVAAGLHGKDQLDGGDGNDILHGQGNDDTVRGGAGDDSVFGDDYERQYIGNDKVYGDAGKDLVDGGAGNDELFGGQDNDTLVGGEGDDVLDGGTGNDVLYGGKGNDRFHFEAGFGVDEIVLEDIDAGTDTISFGSGISSSDLTYFVQGMDLLIQHNNMQDAIVVRGYFAPGTNVSLQLAGGTQYSRADMEQLLGVPTPVPGTSGNDVMEGTDGDDNLHGGAGNDTLYGLGGDDYLFGGSGDDQLYGSVGSDMLNGGTGNDTYHFDWGAGLDRITGLGSASSGSDVIKFGPSLTRDMINNYQITGDDLMIAFFDGANYDAVYMDGFLSAANGTHILEFADGSWMSAEDFRSGPNSWRGTAGDDSFVASNANNNLQGYEGDDVISGMGGNDRIFGDAGDDQLDGGDGNDALQGGLGADVIDGGAGDDQLYGTEYEGSPTDTLRGGSGNDRYYIGKGHQTSPSPDVVIELANEGIDTVYAESYSYTLTDNVENLIGVYHSSDYSWSNSGYPGWYVDIPRQLIGNALDNTIRLGDLPWGGSHDHRLYVLDGGAGADTLVGTEADEIYVVDQLGDVIVETDTGPGASVDTVRASTSFSIGQYANVENIELAGAGNLSAWGNTGNNRLDGSTSSGANTLYGGQGDDTYAITAKDVVVELAGEGVDTVRIERLDETTSQGQWFNVSDYANVENLSLGNNLSIDWDYNGSDNQGLFSANLRGDAGDNVLIGNGFSNELRGGGGNDTLFGGERELNTTYRSAYDQLFGESGDDTLRAGSGGATLHGGSGNDVLYGASGNDSFHYALGDGRDTIASISSTGDLDRVVFAAGIDPDDVSFSRSGTSLVVQVGSDPNDQVVVSNYWYERDGEYELSGAVDQFVFADGTIRRGDLHQLPYTNNPPQTLVHYLSHELVGDEAFTFTLPSGMFTDEAADTITLSLGANTPEWITFDPATGALTGTPPNGGAELSVQIVASDSWGQTTTSTLSLTVRNVIRGGVGGDMLAGTDFRDDVHGGGGDDTLQGVGSGDRLYGGAGNDLYVVTESSQQVIELAGEGDDTVQSSSYSYALGENIEGLLMGAGAMEGVGNSGANVITGNAGDNRLDGGEGDDRLVGDAGNDLYVVDSLGDEVIETAGQGTDTIQASLSWQLGADVENLELIGSDDLNATGNALDNDLTGNAGNNRLEGGAGADWLYGGDGNDTYVMESTQDRAIEYEGEGHDTVDRRFETNLILANNVENLLLAAGVVTGNGNAQDNQITGNAANNKLSGLDGDDQLDGLDGNDQMWGGSGSDRLLAGNGDDYLDGGTGQDQLEGGAGGDVYVVDDAGDVIVEAAGGGTDQVQASASYAMSANIENLFLSGSSAISGTGNAQANYLGGNSSDNVLNGMGGNDTLVGGAGNDSLVGGAGDDSYLVDAASGTDVIDNAGGGSDGVFFINGVTRERLSFSRDGNDLLITIDGGATPAVRVTNHFLGGDAAIDYVAPEGGTTLTTAQINQLVSGGSGGQYDQTIEGTASAEQLVGSNGKDLIKGLGGDDQVFGMGGADTLQGGDGDDYLAGGNGSGTGSADDRLEGGAGNDTLSGEDGNDTLIGGANDDDYIYGGGQDVIDNTGGGIDGVFFSNGITAAQLAFTRTGDDLLITVNGDANSTVKVTGHFLGGDLAIDFVQPASGAMLDTATINALVGGGSNPPGGNDGDYPSVVTGTASGEQLLGTGGRDLIKGLGGNDTLFGFGADDKLDGGDGDDYLSGGNGSHNGSGNDILVGGAGVDTLVGEDGNDQMLGGAGNDKYVYGGGADTIDNTGGGTDWVFFNSSSFSVARSRITFHRDGDDLIVRVDADAGKQIRVTKHFLGGEYAIAYVQPAGGNAIPASQFGGLLAPLSAGRSFAAFASGDEPVTTEMTVIQPEALQERDAVPGRSSDLAMREGQDRPAIQGLEQLVQDVTSATEPRLANQELLNLVNAMSSFGGSDAAASSGTEANSQLERNLHWSAAWHHGPRQDGMRTRYMEP
- a CDS encoding DUF962 domain-containing protein — protein: MAHKEFDTYWLAYLAAHSKPATRACHYVGTLLGIFIGIPLSASIAWWAFPVLGAIGYGIALASHPLVQGNRPFASRPVWGLACDLRMLLLAATNQLTPHLLRAKPSAISPSD